In a single window of the Jaculus jaculus isolate mJacJac1 chromosome 9, mJacJac1.mat.Y.cur, whole genome shotgun sequence genome:
- the LOC101603525 gene encoding eotaxin yields MQVTAALMCVLITAAAFSSPVRAHPAVVPAPCCFVMSAKKIPTQRLGGYRKISNSKCPLQAVIFKTKLGKEICTDPKQKWVQDSMKHLDQKSKIPKP; encoded by the exons ATGCAGGTCACTGCGGCTCTGATGTGCGTGCTGATTACAGCTGCTGCCTTCAGCTCCCCTGTGCGGGCTCATCCAG CTGTTGTCCCAGCTCCCTGCTGCTTTGTTATGTCCGCTAAGAAGATCCCCACCCAGCGACTTGGGGGCTACAGAAAAATCTCTAACAGCAAATGTCCACTGCAGGCCGTGAT CTTCAAGACCAAACTGGGCAAGGAGATCTGTACTGACCCCAAACAGAAGTGGGTCCAGGACTCCATGAAGCACCTGGACCAAAAATCCAAAATCCCAAAACCATAA